The following are encoded in a window of Kitasatospora sp. NBC_01250 genomic DNA:
- a CDS encoding ABC transporter permease — MSKGPAPVDHALALLWQRARGQNTLWTFLVLLVLVAVFSALRPNAFATTFEFKSIAVESAILVVLAVGQTFVIVTSGIDLSVGSVLIFSGVVAVRTMNGLDAGPNPGIGVVLAGVAAGLLAGLVWGVFNGFWVAKAKVPPLIVTLGTLGIALGLAQILTHGVDVGNVPASLANSVGSGSVFGIPWLIVVAVLVVALATLALNTTRFGRYTRAVGSNEEAAGRVGIRVDRHLIKVYALSGLLSGLAGVLNLAHYSSTTLTSGAQDNLNAIAAVVLGGTSLFGGVGTVIGTVIGVFIPAVLQSGFTILQVQSFWQTVAVGAVLILAVYFDQLRRRRRSNR, encoded by the coding sequence ATGAGCAAAGGCCCGGCGCCGGTGGACCATGCCCTCGCGCTGCTCTGGCAGCGGGCCAGGGGCCAGAACACCCTGTGGACCTTCCTGGTCCTGCTCGTCCTGGTGGCGGTGTTCTCGGCGCTGCGCCCGAACGCCTTCGCCACCACCTTCGAGTTCAAGTCCATCGCCGTCGAGTCGGCCATCCTGGTGGTGCTCGCGGTCGGCCAGACCTTCGTGATCGTCACCTCCGGCATCGACCTGTCGGTCGGCTCGGTGCTCATCTTCTCCGGCGTCGTCGCGGTCCGGACGATGAACGGGCTGGACGCGGGGCCGAACCCGGGCATCGGGGTCGTGCTGGCCGGCGTGGCCGCGGGGCTGCTCGCCGGGCTGGTCTGGGGAGTCTTCAACGGCTTCTGGGTGGCCAAGGCGAAGGTTCCGCCGCTGATCGTCACGCTGGGCACGCTGGGCATCGCGCTCGGCCTGGCGCAGATCCTCACGCACGGTGTGGACGTCGGCAACGTGCCGGCCTCGCTAGCCAATTCGGTGGGCAGCGGCAGCGTGTTCGGCATCCCCTGGCTGATCGTGGTGGCGGTGCTGGTGGTCGCGCTGGCGACGCTCGCGCTGAACACCACCCGGTTCGGCCGCTACACCCGGGCGGTGGGCTCCAACGAGGAGGCGGCCGGCCGGGTCGGCATCCGGGTGGACCGGCACCTGATCAAGGTCTACGCGCTGTCCGGCCTGCTCTCCGGGCTGGCGGGCGTGCTCAACCTCGCGCACTACAGCAGCACCACGCTGACCAGCGGCGCCCAGGACAACCTGAACGCCATCGCCGCCGTGGTGCTCGGCGGTACCAGCCTGTTCGGCGGTGTCGGCACGGTGATCGGCACCGTCATCGGCGTCTTCATCCCCGCGGTGCTGCAGAGCGGCTTCACCATTCTCCAGGTGCAGTCCTTCTGGCAGACCGTGGCGGTCGGCGCGGTGCTGATCCTGGCCGTCTACTTCGACCAGTTGCGCCGGCGCAGACGCAGCAACCGATGA
- a CDS encoding ABC transporter substrate-binding protein, protein MQRRILAVGAVALLALVAGCGSSGGSGGGAGGKSIAFVAGNTGDPFYITMKCGAQAEAGKLGEKFTATGSAEWSVPEQVSSVTSVTATRPAGVLISPVDPNSLQGPIRTLQNNGTKVAIVDTTLTDGSIGVTRISSNNLQGGQKAADTMAQLVNGTGEVVVLTPDLTTTTTNARIQGFKQELAAKYPGLKIDDVRQVGDTAQGAASAVGDELAAHPNLVGIFTANSQTGEGVGTGLKNAGKQGSIKVVSFDAGPQQVAALKSGAVDALISQDPYGIGQQAVDQLVDALTKKPVTPSIQTDLASITRDNVGDPSVARFLYKSDCSS, encoded by the coding sequence GTGCAGAGAAGGATTCTGGCGGTAGGCGCGGTCGCCCTGCTGGCGCTGGTGGCGGGCTGTGGCAGCTCGGGCGGCTCCGGCGGGGGCGCGGGCGGCAAGTCCATCGCCTTCGTGGCCGGCAACACCGGCGACCCGTTCTACATCACCATGAAGTGCGGCGCCCAGGCGGAGGCGGGCAAGCTCGGCGAGAAGTTCACCGCCACCGGCTCGGCCGAGTGGAGCGTGCCGGAGCAGGTCAGCTCGGTGACCAGCGTGACCGCCACCCGGCCGGCCGGGGTGCTGATCTCGCCGGTGGACCCGAACTCGCTGCAGGGGCCGATCCGGACCCTGCAGAACAACGGGACCAAGGTGGCGATCGTCGACACCACGCTGACCGACGGCTCGATCGGCGTCACCCGGATCTCCTCCAACAACCTCCAGGGCGGCCAGAAGGCGGCCGACACCATGGCCCAGCTGGTCAACGGAACCGGAGAGGTGGTGGTGCTCACGCCCGACCTGACCACGACCACCACCAATGCCCGGATCCAGGGCTTCAAGCAGGAACTCGCCGCCAAGTACCCCGGGTTGAAGATCGACGACGTCCGCCAGGTGGGGGACACCGCGCAGGGTGCCGCCTCCGCGGTGGGCGACGAACTCGCCGCCCACCCGAACCTGGTGGGCATCTTCACGGCCAACTCGCAGACCGGCGAGGGGGTCGGCACCGGCCTGAAGAACGCGGGCAAGCAGGGCAGCATCAAGGTGGTCTCCTTCGACGCCGGCCCGCAGCAGGTCGCCGCGCTCAAGAGCGGCGCGGTGGACGCCCTGATCTCGCAGGACCCCTACGGGATCGGGCAGCAGGCGGTCGACCAGCTGGTCGACGCGCTCACCAAGAAGCCGGTCACCCCCTCGATCCAGACCGACCTGGCCAGCATCACCCGGGACAACGTGGGCGACCCCAGCGTGGCCCGGTTCCTCTACAAGAGCGACTGCAGCTCCTGA
- a CDS encoding SpoIIE family protein phosphatase, with protein sequence MADRQPRSFDGPGQTGRDPLIAFLDDDQARRLLAELACGCDDHRDEFDVLLTDYHLARQVLDGAMVGIAVFDTELRYRYVNRTLAEINGVPAEEHTGRRMAEVIPGINVDAAESALLAVLADGEPRTHIVEGTTPSGPPTEPRWWHNAYHRLDSEAGTPLGAVAMVLEITEDRRIRQALDRARTRLALLDEAATRIGTTLDVEQASKELTRLLVPQLADVALVDVLEPGRRFADPPEPGALAMRRLALSSTPELVGTGATVGGAGALIEPQAGSAAARCVLDRAPVVLNFPTDEEIRTSATNAERVALYRRLGLHSAVYVPLTASGTVIGVVLLARAGRSPGFSPDEVALMVELASRAGSSISNAQRYSHEHASTLALQRALLAEPMRPHPDVESCGRYLPAGASAEVGGDWYDTVALPGGRTLLVVGDVMGHGLDAAATMSEYRTLVRALALQRRSPAGILREAERIVAAQGQERVATCVLALLDPAARSCTYASAGHLPPLLLAPGDRARLLRLPVAPPLGVDVGGHQQLILPFAPGATLLLYTDGLVERRDRDIEQSLDALAALALDPTAPLEHLIDTALTGLGAGHGEDDVAVLAARVADGRPPPGR encoded by the coding sequence ATGGCCGACCGCCAGCCACGCTCCTTCGACGGGCCCGGGCAGACCGGCCGCGACCCCCTGATCGCCTTCCTCGACGACGACCAGGCCCGGCGGCTGCTGGCCGAACTGGCCTGCGGCTGCGACGACCACCGCGACGAGTTCGACGTCCTGCTCACCGACTACCACCTCGCCCGCCAGGTCCTGGACGGGGCCATGGTGGGCATCGCCGTCTTCGACACCGAGCTGCGCTACCGCTACGTCAACCGGACCCTGGCGGAGATCAACGGGGTCCCCGCCGAGGAGCACACCGGGCGCCGGATGGCCGAGGTGATCCCGGGGATCAACGTCGACGCCGCCGAGAGCGCGCTCCTGGCGGTGCTGGCCGACGGCGAGCCGCGCACCCACATCGTCGAGGGCACCACCCCCTCGGGGCCGCCCACCGAGCCGCGCTGGTGGCACAACGCCTACCACCGCCTGGACAGCGAGGCCGGGACACCGCTGGGCGCGGTGGCCATGGTGCTGGAGATCACCGAGGACCGCCGGATCCGCCAGGCGCTGGACCGGGCCCGCACCCGGCTGGCGCTGCTGGACGAGGCGGCCACCCGGATCGGCACCACGCTCGACGTCGAGCAGGCCTCCAAGGAGCTCACCCGGCTGCTGGTCCCGCAGCTGGCGGACGTCGCACTGGTCGACGTCCTGGAGCCCGGCCGCCGCTTCGCCGACCCCCCGGAGCCCGGCGCGCTGGCCATGCGCCGGCTCGCGCTGAGCAGCACGCCCGAGCTGGTCGGCACCGGCGCCACGGTCGGCGGCGCGGGCGCGCTGATCGAGCCCCAGGCGGGCTCCGCGGCCGCCCGCTGCGTGCTCGACCGGGCACCGGTCGTGCTCAACTTCCCGACCGACGAGGAGATCCGCACCTCCGCCACCAACGCCGAACGGGTCGCCCTCTACCGGCGGCTGGGCCTGCACTCGGCGGTCTACGTGCCGCTCACCGCGAGCGGCACGGTGATCGGCGTGGTGCTGCTGGCCCGCGCCGGCCGCTCGCCCGGCTTCAGCCCGGACGAGGTCGCGCTGATGGTCGAACTGGCCAGCCGGGCCGGCTCCAGCATCAGCAACGCCCAGCGCTACTCGCACGAGCACGCCTCCACGCTGGCCCTGCAACGGGCGCTGCTGGCCGAGCCGATGCGCCCGCACCCCGACGTCGAGAGCTGCGGCCGCTACCTGCCGGCCGGGGCCAGCGCCGAGGTGGGCGGCGACTGGTACGACACGGTGGCGCTACCGGGCGGCCGGACCCTGCTGGTGGTCGGCGACGTGATGGGCCACGGCCTGGACGCCGCCGCGACCATGAGCGAGTACCGCACCCTGGTGCGCGCGCTGGCGCTGCAGCGCCGCTCGCCGGCCGGGATCCTGCGGGAGGCCGAGCGCATCGTCGCGGCACAGGGCCAGGAGCGGGTGGCGACCTGCGTGCTGGCGCTGCTCGACCCGGCCGCGCGGTCCTGCACCTACGCCAGCGCCGGCCACCTGCCGCCGCTGCTGCTGGCCCCGGGCGACCGGGCCCGGCTGCTGCGGCTGCCGGTCGCCCCGCCGCTGGGCGTGGACGTGGGCGGCCACCAGCAGCTCATCCTGCCGTTCGCCCCCGGTGCCACGCTGCTGCTCTACACCGACGGCCTGGTGGAGCGGCGCGACCGCGACATCGAGCAGTCGCTCGACGCGCTGGCCGCGCTCGCCCTGGACCCGACCGCGCCGCTGGAGCACCTGATCGACACCGCGCTGACCGGGCTGGGCGCCGGGCACGGCGAGGACGACGTGGCGGTGCTGGCCGCCCGGGTGGCGGACGGCCGGCCGCCACCGGGCCGCTGA
- a CDS encoding glycoside hydrolase family 31 protein has protein sequence MRSRRTPHRTPPRRLRRARTASLAAVLGVLCALLGGQVAAHADTTSGGTLALSGSHTLSWQSPVFAKGSVADPAHCPSQAQDPQGLTCGRYDLTVDVPASYWSGNPDGGVPLSVQWPDQNNDFDLYVYDSTGHEVAESASSADPEATVIPNASGTYHVLVVPYAVTDSGFTLTASIPQATTVGAATALKHDGNGYLIQAGAARARVDFTAEDVFRLQLAPDGTFTDPPGKEMVPDPPAAIAGTHEFDAGAYWGIASKDLVLRAYKSPLRFALYKSDNRTVVWQETRGLTWTQDAMQQTLARGPQEQFYGAGEQNGSFSHRDQQVHVANSFNWNEGGYNNSQPFYLSSAGYGVFRDTFAPGLYDFADPVTTSAQERRFDGYFFYGPDLKKIIGQYTDLVGKPFMPPVYGLEPGDSDCYLHNANRGDRHTLDALKVADGYTQNQTPLGWMLVNDGYGCGYEDLAQTGQGLRDHHMQLGLWTSTGLPNQGEEVKAGVRVRKLDVGWVGPGYQFALDGCQSAKDGIEQNSDARGFVWLPVSWAGVQRCGVVWSGDQTGNDEYLKWQIPTYAGATMSGIAYDTGDVGGIFGSDPQVETRDLEWKTFIPTIMTMDGWATSDKQPWQFGAPYTAINNRYLQLKEQLLPYFYTLAAQAHQSGVGPVRPLVLDYPNDPNTWGDAATYEFLSGDDFLVAPVYDGSQTRSGIYLPKGTWVDYWSGRTYQGPTTINDYQAPLDTLPLFVKAGSVVPMWPKGTLSWQTRDTGRLGYDIYAQGQSDYTLYEDDGTTRAYQQGASATQHVTVHALGQGHGVTEVNVGPSVGSYTGKPAARSYDFSVHVGAAPAVVLLDGRPLARSGAADGSSWSYDATAGVVHVTTPKESTSGSFSLLLAGAGGLAG, from the coding sequence ATGCGATCGCGCCGAACACCCCACCGCACCCCTCCCCGCAGACTCCGCCGGGCCCGCACCGCCTCGCTGGCCGCCGTGCTCGGCGTGCTCTGCGCACTGCTCGGCGGCCAGGTCGCCGCCCACGCGGACACCACCTCCGGCGGCACCCTCGCCCTGAGCGGCTCGCACACCCTCAGCTGGCAGAGCCCGGTCTTCGCCAAGGGCTCGGTCGCCGACCCGGCGCACTGCCCGAGCCAGGCGCAGGACCCGCAGGGCCTGACCTGCGGCCGCTACGACCTGACCGTCGACGTCCCCGCCTCCTACTGGTCGGGCAACCCGGACGGCGGCGTCCCGCTCTCCGTCCAATGGCCCGACCAGAACAACGACTTCGACCTCTACGTCTACGACTCCACCGGCCACGAGGTCGCCGAGAGCGCCAGCTCCGCCGACCCGGAGGCGACGGTGATCCCGAACGCCTCCGGCACCTACCACGTGCTGGTGGTCCCGTACGCGGTGACCGACTCCGGCTTCACGCTGACCGCGAGCATCCCGCAGGCCACCACGGTGGGCGCCGCCACCGCGCTGAAGCACGACGGCAACGGCTACCTGATCCAGGCCGGCGCCGCCCGCGCCCGGGTGGACTTCACCGCCGAGGACGTCTTCCGCCTCCAGCTGGCCCCGGACGGCACCTTCACCGACCCGCCGGGCAAGGAGATGGTGCCCGACCCGCCGGCCGCGATCGCCGGCACCCACGAGTTCGACGCCGGCGCCTACTGGGGGATCGCCTCCAAGGACCTGGTGCTGCGGGCCTACAAGAGCCCGCTGCGCTTCGCCCTCTACAAGTCCGACAACCGCACCGTCGTCTGGCAGGAGACCCGCGGCCTGACGTGGACCCAGGACGCGATGCAGCAGACCCTGGCCCGCGGCCCGCAGGAGCAGTTCTACGGCGCCGGCGAGCAGAACGGCAGCTTCTCGCACCGCGACCAGCAGGTGCACGTGGCCAACAGCTTCAACTGGAACGAGGGCGGCTACAACAACTCCCAGCCGTTCTACCTCTCCAGCGCCGGCTACGGCGTCTTCCGCGACACCTTCGCCCCGGGCCTGTACGACTTCGCCGACCCGGTGACCACCTCCGCCCAGGAGCGCCGCTTCGACGGCTACTTCTTCTACGGCCCGGACCTCAAGAAGATCATCGGCCAGTACACCGACCTGGTCGGCAAGCCCTTCATGCCCCCGGTCTACGGCCTGGAGCCGGGCGACTCGGACTGCTACCTGCACAACGCCAACCGCGGCGACCGGCACACCCTGGACGCGCTCAAGGTCGCCGACGGCTACACCCAGAACCAGACCCCGCTCGGCTGGATGCTGGTCAACGACGGCTACGGCTGCGGCTACGAGGACCTCGCGCAGACCGGCCAGGGCCTGCGCGACCACCACATGCAGCTGGGCCTGTGGACCTCCACCGGCCTGCCCAACCAGGGCGAGGAGGTGAAGGCGGGCGTACGGGTCCGCAAGCTGGACGTCGGCTGGGTCGGCCCCGGCTACCAGTTCGCGCTGGACGGCTGCCAGAGCGCCAAGGACGGGATCGAGCAGAACAGCGACGCGCGCGGCTTCGTCTGGCTGCCGGTCTCCTGGGCCGGCGTGCAGCGCTGCGGCGTGGTCTGGAGCGGTGACCAGACCGGCAACGACGAGTACCTGAAGTGGCAGATCCCCACCTACGCGGGCGCCACCATGTCCGGCATCGCCTACGACACCGGTGACGTGGGCGGCATCTTCGGCAGCGATCCCCAGGTCGAGACCCGCGACCTGGAGTGGAAGACCTTCATCCCGACCATCATGACCATGGACGGGTGGGCCACCAGCGACAAGCAGCCCTGGCAGTTCGGGGCGCCGTACACCGCGATCAACAACCGCTACCTGCAGCTCAAGGAGCAACTGCTGCCGTACTTCTACACGCTGGCCGCCCAGGCGCACCAGAGCGGCGTGGGGCCGGTGCGCCCGCTGGTGCTCGACTACCCGAACGACCCGAACACCTGGGGCGACGCGGCCACGTACGAGTTCCTGTCCGGTGACGACTTCCTGGTCGCGCCGGTCTACGACGGCTCGCAGACCCGCAGCGGGATCTACCTGCCCAAGGGCACCTGGGTGGACTACTGGTCCGGCAGGACCTACCAGGGCCCCACCACGATCAACGACTACCAGGCGCCGCTGGACACCCTGCCGCTCTTCGTCAAGGCGGGCTCCGTCGTGCCGATGTGGCCCAAGGGCACGCTCTCCTGGCAGACCCGGGACACCGGAAGGCTGGGCTACGACATCTACGCCCAGGGCCAGTCCGACTACACCCTCTACGAGGACGACGGCACCACCCGGGCCTACCAGCAGGGCGCCAGCGCCACCCAGCACGTCACCGTCCACGCGCTGGGCCAGGGCCACGGCGTGACCGAGGTGAACGTCGGCCCGAGCGTGGGCAGCTACACCGGCAAGCCGGCGGCGCGCTCCTACGACTTCAGCGTGCACGTGGGCGCCGCGCCCGCCGTGGTGCTGCTGGACGGCCGTCCGCTGGCCCGCTCCGGGGCGGCGGACGGCAGCAGCTGGAGCTACGACGCGACGGCGGGCGTGGTGCACGTGACCACGCCGAAGGAGTCGACCAGCGGCTCGTTCTCGCTGCTGCTGGCGGGCGCGGGCGGCCTGGCCGGCTGA
- a CDS encoding SHOCT domain-containing protein, producing MFFHRYHHGGIGGWHAGFWIFSIGGFVLLVLLVVLIVMLYRTIATHRHHVSGAGAGAAVGGPWPGRAGGGEAERILGERYARGEIDEEEYLRRLGTLRGPGAGGGRGDGAGGAGGAGDGAGGPGGPGGAAPTG from the coding sequence ATGTTCTTCCACCGCTATCACCACGGGGGAATCGGCGGCTGGCACGCCGGTTTCTGGATCTTCTCGATCGGCGGGTTCGTGCTGCTGGTGCTGCTCGTCGTGCTGATCGTGATGCTGTACCGGACCATCGCGACCCACCGGCACCACGTGTCCGGTGCCGGGGCGGGCGCCGCGGTCGGCGGCCCCTGGCCGGGCCGGGCGGGCGGCGGCGAGGCGGAGCGCATCCTGGGGGAGCGGTATGCGCGCGGCGAGATCGACGAGGAGGAGTACCTGCGACGGCTGGGCACGCTGCGCGGGCCCGGCGCGGGTGGGGGCAGGGGTGACGGCGCGGGCGGGGCCGGGGGCGCGGGTGACGGCGCGGGCGGCCCGGGTGGGCCCGGGGGCGCGGCGCCGACGGGCTGA
- a CDS encoding CGNR zinc finger domain-containing protein, translated as MLPTPADWSARHSVTAVARRTVALVNALTGEPTSSAAQVAAVLREHGEPEPVELTAADLDELRAAALLLREVFAAADVDGAATALNRLLAAHTGRLRLTSHDGGTPWHPHVDGSDDGPWGAWLLTSGCLALTVLVWDRQRPPGGLCSSPGCGNVYLTQGSGQTRRYCSRRCATRERVAAHRRSRP; from the coding sequence ATGCTCCCCACCCCCGCCGACTGGTCCGCCCGGCACTCCGTGACCGCCGTCGCCCGCCGCACCGTCGCGCTGGTCAACGCGCTGACCGGCGAGCCCACGAGCTCGGCCGCCCAGGTCGCCGCGGTGCTGCGGGAGCACGGCGAACCCGAGCCCGTCGAGCTCACCGCCGCCGACCTGGACGAGCTGCGCGCCGCCGCACTGCTGCTCCGCGAGGTCTTCGCCGCCGCGGACGTGGACGGTGCCGCCACCGCCCTCAACCGCCTGCTGGCCGCCCACACCGGGCGCCTGCGGCTCACCTCGCACGACGGCGGCACCCCCTGGCACCCGCACGTCGACGGCTCGGACGACGGACCGTGGGGCGCCTGGCTGCTGACCTCCGGCTGCCTGGCGCTGACCGTCCTGGTCTGGGACCGCCAGCGGCCGCCCGGCGGCCTGTGCTCCTCGCCCGGCTGCGGCAACGTCTACCTCACCCAGGGCAGCGGCCAGACCCGCCGCTACTGCTCGCGCCGCTGCGCGACCCGCGAACGCGTCGCGGCCCACCGCCGCAGCCGCCCCTGA
- a CDS encoding type III PLP-dependent enzyme, producing MSTTPTLTPQAAPTAPTAPIAPVTLPAAVAAQAGELPATALPAYLYDLPGLRAHAAAIRAALPERVELYYAAKANPDPALLIALRDAVDGYEVSSGGELAHVRGAVPGAALAFGGPGKTAEELAVALDAGVHRWHVESVAELHRLAEATAHRTGADRVDLLLRVNLPLGAGALDGVPLAMGGRPTPFGLDPEQVAQCLRLLAGPRCAGLRLRGIHAHLASGLDAAGQLAVAEQVVAWAADLSDRLPAQLAGAIEEVNVGGGMAVDYADPTARFDWTAYGEGLARLLTRHPGLRLRIEPGRAVTAYCGWYLTEVLEVKRSHGEEFAVVRGGTHHLRTPAARGHAQPFAVLPVDAWPHPWPRPALTSGRVTLAGQLCTPKDVLAHRAAVPALRAEDRVAFAMAGAYAWNISHHAFLMHPQPGFHLLE from the coding sequence ATGAGCACCACGCCCACCCTGACCCCCCAGGCCGCCCCGACCGCCCCGACCGCTCCGATCGCTCCGGTCACCCTGCCGGCCGCCGTCGCGGCCCAGGCCGGTGAACTGCCCGCCACCGCGCTGCCCGCCTACCTCTACGACCTGCCCGGCCTGCGCGCGCACGCGGCGGCGATCCGGGCCGCCCTGCCCGAGCGGGTGGAGCTGTACTACGCCGCCAAGGCCAACCCCGACCCCGCCCTGCTGATCGCCCTGCGCGACGCGGTCGACGGCTACGAGGTCTCCTCCGGCGGCGAGTTGGCCCATGTGCGGGGCGCCGTCCCCGGGGCGGCGCTGGCCTTCGGCGGCCCGGGCAAGACGGCCGAGGAGCTGGCCGTCGCGCTCGACGCCGGGGTGCACCGCTGGCACGTGGAGAGCGTGGCCGAGCTGCACCGGCTGGCCGAGGCGACCGCGCACCGCACCGGCGCCGACCGGGTCGACCTGCTGCTGCGCGTCAACCTGCCGCTGGGCGCGGGCGCGTTGGACGGCGTGCCGCTGGCCATGGGCGGGCGGCCCACCCCGTTCGGCCTGGACCCGGAGCAGGTGGCGCAGTGCCTGCGCCTGCTGGCCGGACCGCGCTGTGCCGGGCTGCGGCTGCGCGGCATCCACGCCCACCTGGCCAGCGGACTCGATGCGGCGGGCCAACTCGCCGTCGCCGAACAGGTGGTGGCCTGGGCCGCCGACCTCTCGGACCGGCTGCCGGCGCAGCTCGCGGGCGCGATCGAGGAGGTCAACGTCGGCGGCGGCATGGCGGTGGACTACGCCGACCCCACCGCCCGCTTCGACTGGACCGCCTACGGCGAGGGCCTGGCCCGGCTGCTGACCCGGCACCCGGGCCTGCGGCTGCGGATCGAGCCGGGCCGTGCGGTGACCGCCTACTGCGGCTGGTACCTGACCGAGGTGCTGGAGGTCAAGCGCAGCCACGGCGAGGAGTTCGCCGTGGTCCGCGGCGGCACCCACCACCTGCGCACCCCCGCCGCCCGCGGACACGCCCAGCCCTTCGCCGTCCTGCCCGTCGACGCCTGGCCGCACCCGTGGCCCCGCCCGGCGCTCACCAGCGGCCGGGTGACCCTGGCCGGACAACTCTGCACCCCCAAGGACGTGCTGGCGCACCGGGCCGCCGTGCCCGCCCTGCGCGCCGAGGACCGGGTGGCCTTCGCGATGGCCGGCGCCTACGCCTGGAACATCTCCCACCACGCGTTCCTGATGCACCCACAGCCCGGCTTCCACCTGCTGGAATAG
- a CDS encoding IucA/IucC family protein, which produces MPPTDTSSPSLAPTALPVADDVVAHTLVNCLLREVSGPEHQTAVNEGRLLLRLPRRGALLRVALRRTSLLGAHRFTGPVQVEGPDGWSDLGWRELAELVQAELTLRTGVANEEFLDQLASSHEGVAAALADRPAAGADRYLESEQALVFGHRFHPAPKSRSAQGADAGTWAAYAPEARAAFPLRYLAVREHLLAEESVDPAASALLDGLHEVPAGYRLLPAHPWQYQLLSEHPRLRAALADGDVLDLGCGGPEFTATASVRTLHGAGAFLKFSLNVRITNCLRKNAAYELTGAVALTRLLDGALDDLAERFPDAAMLREPAYRTLALPGPDGTVDSELFEGFGLIVREDLAARLRPGLTPLLAGAVADEYPTSSAQLAQLVGGAGPAGLLDWWTRYLRLLLPPVLAAYFDHGVVLEPHLQNVLIAVDEAGLPAQLLFRDLEGTKLVPEHNTALLAELPPQVAGPMSYDAQRGWDRVVYCLLVNHVAELLAAIADQDPSLEPRLWERVRAALGEYAEGHGCPPRLRALLAGVPLPAKANLLTRWQRKADREAGYVLLPSPLAASVLAQAACPPDPRPLADELVRSAR; this is translated from the coding sequence ATGCCGCCCACCGACACCTCCTCGCCCTCGCTCGCGCCCACCGCCCTGCCCGTGGCGGACGACGTGGTGGCGCACACCCTGGTCAACTGCCTGCTGCGGGAGGTCTCCGGACCCGAGCACCAGACCGCGGTGAACGAGGGCCGACTCCTGCTACGCCTGCCCAGGCGCGGCGCGCTGCTGCGGGTCGCGCTGCGCCGCACCTCGCTGCTGGGCGCGCACCGGTTCACCGGCCCCGTGCAGGTGGAGGGGCCCGACGGCTGGTCGGACCTCGGCTGGCGGGAGCTGGCGGAGCTGGTGCAGGCCGAACTGACGCTGCGCACCGGGGTCGCCAACGAGGAGTTCCTGGACCAACTGGCCTCCAGCCACGAGGGCGTGGCCGCCGCGCTGGCCGACCGGCCGGCGGCCGGTGCAGACCGCTACCTGGAGTCCGAGCAGGCGCTGGTCTTCGGCCACCGCTTCCACCCCGCGCCCAAGTCCCGTTCCGCGCAGGGCGCCGACGCCGGGACCTGGGCCGCGTACGCGCCCGAGGCCCGCGCCGCCTTCCCGCTGCGCTACCTGGCGGTGCGCGAACACCTGCTGGCCGAAGAGAGCGTGGACCCGGCGGCGAGCGCGCTGCTGGACGGGCTGCACGAGGTGCCGGCCGGCTACCGGCTGCTGCCCGCGCACCCGTGGCAGTACCAGCTGCTCAGCGAGCACCCCCGGCTGCGGGCCGCACTGGCCGACGGCGACGTGCTCGATCTGGGCTGCGGCGGGCCCGAGTTCACCGCCACCGCCTCGGTGCGCACGCTGCACGGTGCCGGCGCCTTCCTCAAGTTCAGCCTGAACGTGCGGATCACCAACTGCCTGCGCAAGAACGCCGCCTACGAGCTGACCGGCGCGGTCGCGCTGACCCGACTGCTGGACGGCGCGCTGGACGACCTGGCCGAGCGGTTCCCGGACGCCGCCATGCTGCGCGAACCCGCCTACCGCACCCTGGCACTGCCCGGCCCGGACGGCACCGTGGACAGTGAACTCTTCGAGGGCTTCGGCCTGATCGTCCGCGAGGACCTCGCCGCCCGGCTGCGCCCGGGCCTGACCCCGCTGCTGGCCGGCGCGGTCGCCGACGAATACCCCACCAGTTCGGCGCAGCTGGCCCAGCTGGTCGGCGGCGCGGGCCCGGCCGGCCTGCTCGACTGGTGGACCCGCTACCTGCGGCTGCTGCTGCCGCCGGTGCTCGCCGCCTACTTCGACCACGGCGTGGTGCTGGAGCCGCACCTGCAGAACGTGCTGATCGCGGTGGACGAGGCGGGGCTGCCCGCCCAGTTGCTCTTCCGCGACCTGGAGGGCACCAAGCTGGTGCCCGAGCACAACACCGCGCTGCTGGCCGAGCTGCCGCCGCAGGTGGCCGGCCCGATGAGCTACGACGCCCAGCGCGGCTGGGACCGGGTGGTGTACTGCCTGCTGGTCAACCACGTGGCCGAGCTGCTCGCCGCCATCGCCGACCAGGACCCGTCGCTGGAGCCGAGGTTGTGGGAGCGGGTGCGGGCGGCGCTGGGCGAGTACGCCGAAGGCCACGGCTGCCCGCCGCGGCTGCGCGCCCTGCTGGCCGGCGTGCCGCTGCCGGCCAAGGCCAACCTGCTGACCCGCTGGCAGCGCAAGGCCGACCGGGAGGCGGGCTACGTCCTGCTGCCGTCCCCCTTGGCCGCCTCGGTGCTGGCCCAGGCGGCCTGCCCGCCCGACCCCCGGCCGCTGGCCGACGAGCTGGTCCGGAGCGCCCGATGA